In one Lycium barbarum isolate Lr01 chromosome 7, ASM1917538v2, whole genome shotgun sequence genomic region, the following are encoded:
- the LOC132601589 gene encoding uncharacterized protein LOC132601589, which translates to MAFDMNIHELLVIGDSDFLINKVKGNWATKNDKILPYVNLVKRFCGRFKSIDFRHTPTAQNEFADALATIASMIQHPESTHIDPLEITLREEQAHYTHVEVKLDGQPWYADIKAYLEKEEYPLNSLANQKKTIRRLANDFFLNKEVL; encoded by the coding sequence ATGGCATTTGACATGAACATACATGAGTTGTTGGTAATAGGGGACTCTGATTTCCTCATAAATAAAGTAAAAGGGAATTGggcaaccaaaaatgataagatacttCCATATGTGAATCTGGTAAAAAGATTCTGTGGAAGATTCAAGAGTATTGATTTCAGGCATACTCCAACGGCCCAGAATGAGTTCGCAGATGCATTGGCCACAATAGCGTCTATGATCCAGCACCCTGAGAGTACCCACATTGATCCATTAGAGATCACACTAAGAGAAGAGCAGGCTCACTACACCCATGTAGAGGTCAAGCtagatggccaaccatggtacgCCGACATTAAGGCCTACCTGGAAAAAGAGGAGTATCCCCTAAATAGTTTAGCAAACCAAAAGAAAACCATCAGGAGATTGGCCAATGATTTCTTCTTGAACAAAGAAGTGCTATAA